Proteins encoded in a region of the Eschrichtius robustus isolate mEscRob2 chromosome 16, mEscRob2.pri, whole genome shotgun sequence genome:
- the LOC137750020 gene encoding deoxyuridine 5'-triphosphate nucleotidohydrolase, mitochondrial-like: MPCSQETQVISPSKWARPAEEGGMRLRFAWLSEHATTPTKGSERATGYDLYSAYDYTVPPMEKAPVKTDIPSGCYGRVAPRSGLAAKHFIDVGAGVVDEDYRGNVGVVLFNFGKEKFEVKKGDRIAQLICERIFYPEIEEVQVLDDTERGSGGFGSTGNN; this comes from the coding sequence ATGCCCTGCTCTCAAGAGACACAAGTCATCTCCCCCAGTAAATGGGCCCGGCCTGCGGAGGAGGGCGGCATGCGGCTCCGCTTTGCCTGGCTTTCAGAGCACGCCACCACTCCGACCAAGGGGTCTGAGCGCGCCACGGGCTATGACCTGTACAGTGCTTATGATTACACAGTACCACCTATGGAGAAAGCCCCTGTGAAAACAGACATTCCTTCTGGGTGCTATGGGAGAGTAGCTCCACGTTCTGGCTTGGCTGCAAAACACTTCATAGATGTAGGAGCTGGTGTCGTAGATGAAGATTATAGAGGAAATGTTGGTGTTGTACTGTTTAATTTTGGCAAAGAAAAGTTTGAAGTCAAAAAGGGTGATCGAATTGCCCAGCTCATTTGTGAACGGATATTTTACCCAGAAATAGAGGAAGTTCAAGTTTTAGATGACACTGAAAGGGGTTCAGGAGGTTTTGGTTCCACTGGAAATAATTAA